The DNA sequence CGCCCGTCAGTTCCCGAGCATCCCGGCCCACAGGTCGGGGAAGTCGGGCAGCGTCTTCGCCGTCGTCGCGACGTTCTCGATCTGTACGCCCGGCACGGCCAGGCCGATGATCGCTCCCGCCGTGGCCATGCGGTGGTCGTCGTAGGTGTGGAAGATGCCGCCGTGCAGCTTGCGCGGGCGGATGTGCAGGCCGTCGGCGGTCTCGGTGACGTCACCGCCCAGCTCGTTGATCTCCTTGGTGAGGGCGGCGAGCCGGTCCGTCTCGTGCAGGCGCAGATGGGCGACGCCGCGCAGCGTGGACGGCGAGTCGGCGAGGGCCGCGACGGCCGCGATGCCCGGGGTCAGCTCGCCGACCTCGCTGAGATCGGCGTCGATGCCGTGCACCGAGCCCGAGCCGGTGAACGTCAGGCCGTGCTCGGTCAGTTCGCAGGAGCCGCCCATCTCGGTGAACAGCTGCCGCAGTGCGTCACCGGGCTGGGTGGTGCGCGTCGGCCAGTCCGGGATCGTCACGCGGCCACCGGTGATCAGGGCGGCCGCCAGGAACGGCTGGGCGTTCGACAGGTCCGGCTCGATGGTGAGGTCACGGCCGAGCAGCGCGCCGGGCGTGACCCGCCAGACGTTCGGCTCGCCGCCCGCCTCGGGGGTGTCGACCTGGGCGCCTGCGGAGCGCAGCATGTCGACGGTCATGCGGATGTGCGGCATGGACGGCAGGGTGCTGCCCACGTGGCGCACCTCCACGCCCTGGTTGAAGCGCGGGCCCGAGAGCAGCAGCGCGCTCACGAACTGGGACGAGGAGGAGGCGTCGATCTCGACCTGGCCGCCGTCCAGGGCGCCGCCGCCGTGCACCGTCAGGGGCAGCGCGCCGCGTCCGTCGTCGTCGACGCGGGCGCCGAGGGCGCGCAGCGCGTCGATCACGCCGTGCAGCGGGCGCTCGTAGGAGCGGGGGTCGCCGTCGAAGCGGATCGGGCCGTCGGCGAGGGCGGCGACCGGCGGCAGGAAGCGCATCACCGTGCCCGCGTTGCCCACGTCGACCGTGACCGGGCCGTGCAGGCCCGAGGGGATGACGCGCCAGGCCTCGCCGGAGGCGTCCGGGCCGCCCGCGGCGGCGGAGCTGGACGACACCGTCTCCTCGATGCCGACGCCCATGGCGCGCAGGGCACCCGCCATGAGGAGGGTGTCGCGGGAGCGCAGGGGGCGGCGCAGCCAGCCGGGCTCGGCGGCGAGGGCGGCCAGGACGAGGGCGCGGTTGGTGACCGACTTGGAGCCCGGCACGTGGACCGTCGCGGCGACGGCTCCGCTCGCGTGCGGGGCGGGCCAGAGGGCGGTGTGCGTCGGGTTCACGGTCATGCCTTCACTTTAGTGGTTGGCGACGACCACAGATCTTGATCAAAAGTGGTGAAATCCAGGCGAAACAGAGAAGCGCCGAACGCTTCGCCGGAATGACCGTGCGGGCCCGTCGGTCGCCCGCGGGTCCGTCGTGGCTCGTCGCGCGGTTCCCCGCGCCCCTTCGGGGCGCTCCCGTGTCGGGGTCGAACGTCAGGTCACACGGTGAGCAGCCAGCGGGCTCCGCCTATCAGCGAGCACAGTGACACGGCATGGAAAAGGAAGAGCCATATTCCGGCGGGAACGTGCGTCAGACGGGCCAGTTGGTCCGCGTCCGAGTCACCGGCGCCCCCGTGCCGCCGCTTCGCCTGGAGCTCGAAGGCGGGCCGCACGCCCCCCAGGAGCAGGAACCACACCACCGCGTACGCGAAGGCGGCCTGCACGTCGGTGCTCGCCAGCCAGGAGACGACCAGGAAGGCGCCGCCCGCCAGGATCATCGTGAGCGCGCCGTACGCGTTGCGGATCATCACCAGCATCGCGGCGAGCAGGGCCGTGGCGATCCACAGGAAGGCCGTGATGTGCCCCTGGGAGAGCAGCGCGGCACCGCCGAGGCCGAGCAGCGGGGGAGCGGTGTAGCCCGCGGCGGCGGTGAGGATCATGCCGAGGCCCGAGGGCTTGCCGCGGCTGACGGTCAGACCACTGGTGTCGGAGTGCAGCCGGATGCCGTCCAGGCGGCGCCCGGTGAGCAGGGCGACCAGGCCGTGGCCGCCCTCGTGGGCGATGGTGACGGCGTTGCGGGCCACGCGCCACACGCCGTGCGGGACGACGGCGGCGAGCGCGACGACGCCGGTGGCGATCACCAGCCACTGATCGGGCGCGGACTGCGTACCGACGACGCGGTCCCACAGGTCGCTCAGGCTGGCGGAAGCGGTGGTGTGCATTGCTCGGTCGGCTCCCTGTGGTCGGCCACGGCGTGGCAGTGTGGCACGTATGTGCGGACGGTATGCATCGAGTCGTAGGCCCGAGGATCTCGCAGGAATCTTTGAGATCGAGAAGTGGGAGCCGGAAGAGGCCCTGGAGGCGGACTACAACGTCGCTCCCACCAAAGAGGTCTACGCCGTGCTCGACCGCCCCCTTAAGGACGCCGAGGACAAACGTCCGGTTCGCCAGCTGCGCAGGCTGAAGTGGGGACTCGTACCGTCCTGGGCGAAGACGCCGGAGGGCGGCGCGCGGATGATCAACGCGCGCGCCGAGACGGTGCACGAGAAGCCCTCCTACCGCCGGGCCTTCGCCGCCCGCCGCTGCATCCTGCCCGCCGACGGCTATTACGAGTGGGTGACCGGCGCCGCCGAGCGCGACCTTGAGGTCGAGGGCAAGAAGAAGCGGCCCCGCAAGCAGCCGTACTTCGTGCTGCCCGCCGACGGCTCGGTGTTCGCGATGGCCGGCCTCTACGAGTTCTGGCGG is a window from the Streptomyces spectabilis genome containing:
- a CDS encoding M50 family metallopeptidase — encoded protein: MHTTASASLSDLWDRVVGTQSAPDQWLVIATGVVALAAVVPHGVWRVARNAVTIAHEGGHGLVALLTGRRLDGIRLHSDTSGLTVSRGKPSGLGMILTAAAGYTAPPLLGLGGAALLSQGHITAFLWIATALLAAMLVMIRNAYGALTMILAGGAFLVVSWLASTDVQAAFAYAVVWFLLLGGVRPAFELQAKRRHGGAGDSDADQLARLTHVPAGIWLFLFHAVSLCSLIGGARWLLTV
- a CDS encoding SOS response-associated peptidase — translated: MCGRYASSRRPEDLAGIFEIEKWEPEEALEADYNVAPTKEVYAVLDRPLKDAEDKRPVRQLRRLKWGLVPSWAKTPEGGARMINARAETVHEKPSYRRAFAARRCILPADGYYEWVTGAAERDLEVEGKKKRPRKQPYFVLPADGSVFAMAGLYEFWRDRTLPDEHPLAWWVTCSVITTEAETAPLAIAPENGPSSLADIHPRMPLMLTPDRWDAWLDPARTAAEELRPLLEPPPTGLMRAFPVSTAVSNVRNNGPELLTELEAPEEGTLF
- the aroA gene encoding 3-phosphoshikimate 1-carboxyvinyltransferase, encoding MTVNPTHTALWPAPHASGAVAATVHVPGSKSVTNRALVLAALAAEPGWLRRPLRSRDTLLMAGALRAMGVGIEETVSSSSAAAGGPDASGEAWRVIPSGLHGPVTVDVGNAGTVMRFLPPVAALADGPIRFDGDPRSYERPLHGVIDALRALGARVDDDGRGALPLTVHGGGALDGGQVEIDASSSSQFVSALLLSGPRFNQGVEVRHVGSTLPSMPHIRMTVDMLRSAGAQVDTPEAGGEPNVWRVTPGALLGRDLTIEPDLSNAQPFLAAALITGGRVTIPDWPTRTTQPGDALRQLFTEMGGSCELTEHGLTFTGSGSVHGIDADLSEVGELTPGIAAVAALADSPSTLRGVAHLRLHETDRLAALTKEINELGGDVTETADGLHIRPRKLHGGIFHTYDDHRMATAGAIIGLAVPGVQIENVATTAKTLPDFPDLWAGMLGN